Proteins found in one Perca fluviatilis chromosome 9, GENO_Pfluv_1.0, whole genome shotgun sequence genomic segment:
- the LOC120564946 gene encoding C2 calcium-dependent domain-containing protein 4C, translating to MWVLDKIRGSVETGVLRQGENGDKKGVAYSNVLTPDKIPDFFIPPKLVSGPPEPDIHNVKPKEGLQPSTSEQIIGSGKKISSPRSPRLVSKIAGDTKNLLRAANRHIIQIESADDVGDTNADPGSQTAMSLPYVPKTQTPYGFATLKESPHTRRKESLFHCEHTSPITSPNPQRKTQGRSSDGGNHLNPGDFNTSHMNPYRYFSGGESDTCSSAESSPFSSPLLSRSASLLKIFTHETQAKVGKVKRTFARHSSLSTDECSSAEPSPNIQRRLHVPSLHGAGASDHGLHQEHTINLHKGGTVRISANYDSSTSRLLIRVLVAESLYDNHFDIKSINCCVSVYLNPGKLQKQRSNIIKNSRNPVFNEDFFFDSISLVQVKNLLVKFKVINKGTSLKRDTLLGEREVPLPKLLSGV from the coding sequence ATGTGGGTTCTTGATAAGATCCGTGGGTCGGTGGAGACCGGCGTGCTGCGTCAGGGGGAGAACGGAGACAAGAAAGGCGTCGCCTACAGCAACGTTCTCACCCCCGACAAGATCCCAGACTTTTTCATTCCTCCAAAGCTGGTCAGTGGACCGCCAGAACCTGACATTCACAACGTAAAGCCCAAAGAAGGACTCCAACCCTCAACTTCAGAGCAAATTATCGGCAGTGGGAAGAAGATCAGCAGCCCAAGAAGTCCACGCCTGGTATCCAAGATTGCAGGAGACACCAAAAACTTGCTGAGAGCAGCAAACCGTCACATTATACAGATAGAGAGTGCCGATGATGTTGGAGACACCAATGCAGACCCTGGGTCGCAGACAGCAATGTCCCTGCCTTATGTACCCAAGACTCAAACACCTTATGGCTTTGCAACCCTGAAGGAAAGCCCCCACACTCGCCGTAAAGAGTCACTTTTCCACTGCGAGCATACCAGTCCTATCACCTCCCCAAACCCCCAGAGGAAGACCCAGGGGAGAAGCAGCGACGGGGGAAACCACCTGAACCCAGGTGACTTCAACACTTCTCACATGAATCCGTATCGGTACTTCAGCGGAGGGGAAAGTGACACCTGCTCCTCAGCTGAGTCCTCTCCCTTCAGCTCTCCCCTGCTCTCCCGCTCTGCCTCCCTGCTCAAGATCTTCACCCACGAGACGCAGGCCAAAGTCGGGAAGGTCAAGCGGACGTTCGCTCGCCACAGCTCCCTCTCCACCGACGAGTGCAGCTCTGCCGAGCCCAGCCCCAACATCCAGCGACGGCTCCACGTCCCCTCATTGCACGGTGCCGGAGCGTCAGACCACgggctccatcaggagcacacCATCAACCTGCACAAAGGCGGGACGGTGAGGATCAGCGCCAATTACGATTCCAGCACCTCCCGTCTGCTCATCCGGGTCCTGGTGGCGGAAAGTCTCTACGACAATCACTTTGACATCAAGAGCATCAACTGCTGCGTGTCCGTCTACCTGAACCCGGGCAAGCTGCAGAAGCAAAGGAGCAACATCATCAAGAACAGCCGCAACCCGGTCTTTAACGAAGACTTCTTCTTTGACTCGATAAGCTTGGTTCAGGTGAAGAACCTGTTAGTGAAGTTCAAGGTGATCAACAAAGGCACCAGCCTCAAGAGGGACACCCTGCTGGGAGAGCGAGAGGTGCCTCTACCCAAGCTGCTCTCAGGGGTTTAA